TTTCATCGAGCACACCAGGCCGTCTATATGGACGACCTGTTCAACCTGGGCGAAGCCCATGACTGGGCCATTATCGGCGCGGGCGTCCGCGCAGCCGACGGGCATACCCGCTTGGCGCTGGAGCCACAGGACTGGATGTCCACGGTGGTGAGCGAAGACGGCCACCGCTCCATCGCCCGCGTGCTGGCGCCGATGATCGAATTCATCGAACCGAGCGCCACCGACATGTTGCTCGACAGGCTGGAAGATCCTGCCGTGCGCATCGTCTCGATGACCGTTACCGAGGCCGGATACTACATAGATAGCGCGACGGGGCACTTCAAAGCCGACCATCCCGACATGGTTGCGGATGCCGAAGACATCAACGCGCCCAAGACGGCGATCGGCGTCGTGGTGTCGGGGCTGAAGCGTCGCTGGGATGCAGGTTCGGGGCCGTTCACGGTGCTGAGTTGCGACGACATGCCGGAGAATGGGCGCGTTGCCGAGAGCGCGGTGCTCGACCTGGCCGCGATGGTCGATCCCGAACTGGCGGGCTGGATTCGCTCGCACGTGACGTTCCCGGGCTCGATCGCCGAGCGCGTCATCAAGCCGGCGGACGACACGCTGCGGGAGATGCTGGACCGGACATTCGGGATCGAGGACGCGGCGCCGGTATTCTGCACGGAGCCGCGACGCTGGATCATCGAAGATGATTTCGCGGCCGGTCGACCGCCGCTCGAAAAGGTGGGCGTCGCGTTCGTCTCCGACATCCGGGAGCATCAGCCGACCCCGCCAGTGGCAGAATCGGCTGCCTGACAATCAGATACGATAGGCCTTCTTCGCCAGCCTGTAGGCGAGGTCGACCGCCACTTCGTGGGCTTCTTCCAGTTCAAGCTGGTGGGTGGCGACAAGGCCGGCGAGGTAGGAGCAATCCACACGCCGCGCCACATCGTGTCGCGCAGGTATCGAGAGATAGGCGCGCGTGTCGTCGTTGAAGCCGACGGTGTTGTAGAAGCCGGCTGTCTCCGTGACCATCTGGCGGTAGCGCAGCATGCCCTCCGGGCTATCGTAAAACCACCAGGCGGGGCCGAGCCGCAGTGCGGGATAGTGCCCGGCAAGCGGAGCCAGTTCGCGCGAATAGGTGGTTTCGTCGAGCGTGAAAAGAATGATCGTGAGGTCGGAGCGGTTGCCGACTTCATCGAGCAGCGGCTTCAGCGCGCGAACGTAGTCGGTGCGCGCCGGGATATCGGCGCCCTTGTCGGCGCCATAGGCGGCGAAGACATCGCGATTGTGATTGCGGAAGGCGCCGGGATGGATCTGCATCACCAGGCCATCCTCGATGCTCATCCGCGCCATTTCGGTGAGCATCTGTGCGCGGAAAAGCTCGGCATCCTCGGGCGACGGATTACCCTTGGTGACGCGCTCGAAGAGAGCGGCGGCGTCGGTACGCGAGAGATTGGCGGTGCGAGCGCTCGGGTGGCCGTGATCCGACGAGGTTGCCCCGCGGGCCTTGAAGTAGGCGCGGCGGGCGCGGTGGGCATCGAGGTAGCCGGCCCACGTAAGCGGCATGCCGGTGAGGGCGACGAATTCAGCCACGCGCTGGGCGAAGCCTTCGCGTTCAGGATCGATGACGAAGTCGGGACGGTAGGCGGGCAGGACGCGGCCATGCCAGCCGGAGGTGAGGACCTGGTCGTGGTAGCGCAGGTCGTCGGTTGCGGCGTCGGTGGTGGAGATGGCTTCGATGCGGAAGGCATCATAGAGCGCGCGTGGGCGCAGCTCGGGCTTCTGCAGAGCGTCAGCGATCTGATCGTAGATACGGTCGGCGTTGAGCGGGGTCAGGCGCTCGGTGATGCCGAATACGCTTTCGAGCGAGTGCTCGAACCAGAGGCGGGACGGCGTGGCGCGGAAGAGATACCAATTTTCGGCGAAGAGGCGCCAGATGGCGCGATCGTCGGTCTTTTTGGGCTCGCCGTGGCGATCCGGGATGCCCATGGCCTCCAGTGGCACGCCCTGCGAATAGAGCATTCTGAACACGTAGTGGTCGGGCTTGATGAAAAGCGCGACCGGATCAGGGAAGGCGGCATCCTCGGCATACCAGCGCGGCTCGGTGTGGCCGTGCGGCGAGACGATCGGCAGGTCCTTGACGGAGCCATAGAGTTCACGGGCCAGGCCGCGCAGGGTCGGGTCGGCCGGAAACAGCCGGTCTGGATGAAGTGGCAAAGCAGTAACCCTCGGTTTCCCGTCGATTACAACTACCATACCAGACGGTCAATGCTTGTTCAGCACTCCACCACGTTGACCGCCAGGCCACCAAGGCTGGTTTCCTTGTAGCGCTCGTTCATGTCGTGGCCGGTCTGGCGCATGGTTTCGACGCATGCGTCGAGCGCCACGCTGTGGATGCCATCGCCCTTCATCGCCAGGGACGCGGCTGTTACCGCTTTCACCGCGCCGAAGGCGTTGCGCTCGATGCAGGGAATCTGCACGAGGCCGCCGACGGGATCGCAGGTCATGCCGAGATGGTGCTCGAGGGCAATTTCGGCGGCATTTTCCACCTGCTCGGGCGTACCGCCCATGACGGCGCAAAGACCGGCAGCGGCCATTGCGGAGGCGGAACCGACCTCGCCCTGGCACCCAACTTCAGCGCCGGAAATGGAGGCGTTGTGCTTGATGATGCCCCCCACCGCCGCGGCGGTCAGCAGGAAGGTGCGGATGCCGTCATCGTTCGCGCCGGTCGAGAAATCGCGATAATAGCGCAGCACCGAGGGGATGACGCCGGCTGCACCGTTGGTCGGCGCGGTGACGACCTTGCCGCCGCCAGCATTTTCCTCGTTCACCGCCATGGCGTAGAGGGCCAGCCAATCATTGGCCGAGAGCGGGTTGGTGATGTTGCGCGTGCGTTCTGCATCAAGCTGGGCGCGGATGGCCTTGGCGCGGCGACGAACCTTGAGGCCGCCGGGCAACTGGCCATCCTGGTTCATGCCACGATCGATGCAGTTGGACATGGCCTTCCAGATCCCGTCGAGCCCGGTATTGAGCTCGCGCTCGCCGCGGACGACGGTCTCGTTGCGGCGCTTCATCTCGGCGATGGAGAGGCCGGACTCGCGCGCCATCTTCAGCATCTGCGCAGCGGTTTCAAAGGGGAACGGAACGTCCGTCGCCTGGCGGGGCGGCTCGGTCTTGAGGGCAGCAAGTTCGCTTTCCTCGAGGACGAAGCCACCGCCGATCGAGTAGTAGCCGCGCTTGAGAAGCAGGCCGCCGTCGGCGTCATAGGCAAAGAACTGCAGGCCGTTGGGGTGGCCGGGCATGGCCTTTTGCTTGTCGTAGACGAGATCGACGGCCGGGCGGAAACGATAGGCGTGATGCCCGGGGGGCTGCACCTTACCGCTCTCCTCGACGCCGGCGATGATCGCGTCGATTTCATCGGGATCGATGCTGGCGGGGGGGTAGCCGCAAAGGCCGAGGATGACCGCGCGGCCCGTGCCGTGGCCGATTCCGGTAAAGGCCAGCGAACCGTGGAGGGTGACGGCGAGAGAGGCCACATCTGCGGTAGCAGGGCGAGGCCACTTGCCGTGCGCGAGTTCGTCGAGAAAGCGATTGGCCGCAACCATCGGCCCCATCGTGTGTGAGCTGGACGGCCCGATGCCGATCTTGAACACGTCGAATACAGAAAGGAACATTCCCACTCCCACGGCCGTTCCGAGATAATCACGACCGCATTCCAGTATATCGGAATTTGTGCGCGATCCAAGAGGCCACCAGCGATTGGCAAATCTGCCATACCTGATATCCCTTTAAGGGTGAGCGAGGAGGATTGGCCATGCGGGAAGGTTGGCGGTGGTTCGGACCGGATGCGGGTGTGGGCCTGGACGATGTGCGTCAGGCAGGGGCGACCGACATCGTTTCGGCATTGCACCACGTGCCGATCGGCGACGTGTGGACCGAGGCCGAAGTCGCCAAGCGGAAGAACCTTATCGAGGATACGCCAGCCGGTCGCACGCCCCTGCGGTGGTCCGTGGTCGAATCCATCCCCATTCCGGATCGGGTCAAGCGCGAGGGCAAGGCTGCCAAGGACGATATCGACGCCTGGATTGCCAGTATGGAGGCAGTCGCGCGCTGCGATATCTCGACCATCTGCTACAATTTCATGCCGGTGGTGGACTGGACGCGCACGCAGATCAACTACGAGACGGCGACGGGCTCGACCGCCATGCGGTTCGATCACCGCGCGTTTGCAGCTTTCGAGCTCTTCGTGCTCCAGCGCGAGGGCGTAGAGAACGACTATTCGGATGCGGACAAGCGGGAAGCGGCGGCGAAGCGAGAGGAACTGGGCGATGACGGGTTGGCAGAGGTCGCCCGTATCGTCACCAGCGCCCTGCCCGGCTCGACGTCGGATGCGCTGAGCCTGCCCGCTTTCCGGGAGCGGCTGAAGGCTTATGCGGGGATTGATGCGGCGCGACTACGCCAGCATCTCATCGAGTTTCTGGAGGCAGTCACACCGGCGGCAGAGAGCCTGGGCGTCAAGCTGACGTTGCATCCCGATGACCCGCCGCGACCATTGCTCGGCCTGCCGCGAGTGGCTTCGACGGAGGCAGATTATGCGGCGCTGTTCGAGGCGGTGCCGTCGATGGCCAACGGCATGTGCTTTTGTACCGGCAGCCTGGGCGTGCGGCCTGACAACAACCTGGTGGCGATCCTCAAGCGGTTCGGGCCTCGCATCCACTTCGCGCATTTGCGCGCGACCAAGCGCGAAGAAGACAACCGCAGCTTTCATGAGGCCGCACATCTCGATGGCGACGTAGACATGATCGAGGTGATCAGGGCGCTGGTTTCCGAGGACCGGATGCGGGCGCCCGCGAACAGCATCGTGTTCAGACCCGACCACGGGCAGCGGATGTTGACCGACCTTACGCGTACAAGCGCGCCGGGCTACCCGGCGGTCGGGCGTCTGCGCGGGCTGGCAGAATTACGAGGCGTTATCCGGACGATCGAACGGCTGACCTGAGCAGCTATTCGAAGTAATCCGGGAAATCGGCCTTGGCCTGGTGCAGCAGGATTTCGGCCTTGCCTAGGTGCTGGCGGAGCGCGGTTTCGGCCGCTGCCCCATCACCTGCCAGTACCGCGGTAGTTATGCTGCGGTGCTCACCAATGGTCCGTGGCGGGTCGGAACGCGGCAGCGTCAGATAGCGCACGCGATCGAGCTGGATCTTGTGGTCGTCGATGAGCTGCCACGCATATTCAACGCCCGCAGTCTTGGCCAAGGCACGGTGGAAGGATTCGTCGAGCGTATGGAAGCGGCCGATATCGCCGTTGCCGGCCGCTTCGGATTGCTGGGCCAGCAGGCCTTCGAGCATCGGGGCAGTTGCGGCATTTGTCGCAGCGGCCGCGCGGCGGATGATTTCGACTTCAATGGCCTCGCGGATGAAGCGCGACTGGCCGACGCCTTCCTCGGAAATGCGCTTGACCATGGTGGCACGCTTCGGGCGGATCAGAAGCAGACCCTGCTGACCGAGCCGGATGAAGGCTTCGCGCACCGGCTGGCGCGAGACGCCATAATGCTCGGCGACCTCGGCCTCGGAAATCGTATCTCCGGGCTTGAGATCCAGGCGCACTATCGCATCGCGCAATTGCATCATCATGCGCGTCGCAATGGTGTCCATCACATCGCCCCCAGCGATTTCGCCGTGTTCGTTCATTCGCGCTCCAAATCACCCTCGGGGGAGACTGATATCATACTCGGCCAGCAAAGCATCGACATCCACGACTTCGCGCGTGGCGATGGAGCGGTTGGCGGCGATGCCGGTGAGGATCGACCAGGCGCCCTGCACCTGGTTGGAGCTGCGCCCGTAACGATCGGGCTCCATATTCTCCTTGTCGAAGATGTAGCCGAGCATGACCGGGTCCGCGCCGCCGTGATCGCCCGATCCCTCCCAGACGGGAATGGATTGCGGCAAGCCTCCGGCCAGATGCAGCTCGGTGGTCATGCCATCCTGATGGGCGTGATCGCGCTTGCCACCGAAAACGCCGTGCACTTCGACATGGCGATGAGTCAGTTCGCCCTTGGTGCCATGGAACTTCACCTCGAGACCTTCCCACGGGCTATAGGCGACGAGGGTGTAGTTAAGGCTGGTCTTGTTCGCGTACTCCACCTGCACCTGCATGGTGTCTTCGATGGTGATGTCGTCGGCGAAGACGCACTTATCGCGTAGATAGCCGTCGTCGCCTTCGGCTTCGAGATAGAGGGCGTTGAGCGCAGCGTCGGCTTCGAGATCGAGCCGGAAATCGCATTTGTCGGCCACCGGGCAGCCGTGGCAGCGCGGCCCGCGACCATCAAGGCCCAGCGTCCTGGCCATTTCGGGGGTATAGAACGCGCGCCGTCCATTTGCCGTTATGCGCTTGGGGGTCGAGGCGATCCACCAGTTGAGCAGGTCGAAATGGTGGGTGGATTTGTGGACCAGCAGGCCGCCGGAGCGATCCTTGTAGCGGTGCCAGCGGCGGAAATAATCGGCGCCGTGGACGCGGTCGAGATACCAGCGAAAGTCGACCGCGGTGATCTCCCCGATAGCGCCCGACAGGAGGATGTCCTTGAGCTGCGTGCGAGCGGGCGTGTAGCGATAGTTGAAGCTCACGGTCACCGACTTGCCGCTCTCGCGCTGGGCGTCGAGGATCGATTTGAGGCGGGTGAGGTCGGTGGTCATCGGCTTTTCGGTGATGACGTCGCAACCGGCCCTGAGCGCAGCAACGATGTATTCGTTATGCGTGAAGTCGGGCGTCGTGACGATCACCGTGTCCGGCCGCTGCTCGGCGATCATGCGGTCGAAATCGCTGGCCTCGTAGGTGGGAACGTCACGGCTCGCATTGTCCTTTACCCATTCGGCCGAAAGCGCCAGTCGGTGGGCATTCACGTCGGCCAGGGCCGCGATGGTGTGGCGGTTGCCGTAGTTACGGGCAATCGCGTTGCGGAACATCTGATGGCGCGCACCAGTGCCGACGATGGCGTATTTCATTGGATAGGCTTCTCTTGCTGCAAAGAAGGCTGGCGCGAGAAACTACCATACCAGTTGGCATTGACAAGAGGATTGGCGCGTCAAACGCCTCGTCAAAAACAAGCCTCCCCGATCGATGATCGGGGAGGCGAATTTACCGGGGTAGAAGAGCGCGAACGCCCTAGACCCATTCGAGAACGATCTTCCCGGAACCACCAGCGGCGGCTTTTTCGAAGGCGACCTTGTAATCGTCGACGTTGAAGCGATCGGTGATCACGCCGCTGACATCGAGACCGCTTTCGAGCATGGCCAGCATCTTGTGCCAGGTCTCGAACATTTCGCGCCCGTAGATGCCTTTGAGCGTGATCATGCGCAGCACGACCTTGCTGAGGTCGAAGAGGAACGGCTTGGCAGGCAGGCCGAGCAAGGCGACCTTGCCGCCCATCACAAGGTGGTCGAGCATCTGATCGAGCGCCTGCGGCGAGCCGCTCATTTCGAGGCCAACGTCGAAGCCCTCGCGCATGCCGAGGCGCGCCATGACGTCTTCCAGCTTTTCCTGGGCGACATTGACCGGCACGACGTCGGTCGTACGCGCAGCCAGCTCGAGGCGCTTCGCGTCCACGTCGGTGATAACCACGTGGCGCGCGCCGACATGACGTGCAATGGCGGCGCCCATGATGCCGATGGGGCCCGCGCCGGTGATGAGCACGTCCTCGCCGACGAGATCGAAGGCGAGTGCGGTGTGTACGGCATTGCCGAGCGGATCGAGAATGGCGCCCAACTCGTCGGAGATCGTGTCGGGCAGCGGCACGATGTTGAAGGCAGGAATGCGCACGAATTCGGCGAAAGCGCCCGGCAGATTGACGCCGATACCCTTGGTTTCGGGATCCAGGTGGAAGCGGCCACCGCGGCTGGCGCGGCTCTTCATGCCGATGACGTGGCCCTCGCCCGAGACGCGCTGGCCGATCGATAGGTTACGCACGTTGGCGCCGAGCGCGACGATTTCGCCGCAATATTCATGCCCCACAGTCATGGGTACGGGAATGGTGCGCTGCGCCCACTCGTCCCATTTGTAAATGTGGATGTCGGTGCCGCAGATGCCGGTCTTATGCACCTTCACGAGCACGTCGTCCGGCCCGATATCGGGCACAGGAACATCCTCGAGCCAGATGCCCGGCTCGGACTTGGCTTTGACGAGAGCCTTCATGATCGAAACCTCTAGATGATGGAAAGGGCCTTGCCGGCATCAATGAAGGCATCGATGGCAAAGCCGATATCTGCGTCGGTGAGAGCCGCCGACATCTGCGTACGGATACGGGCCTTGCCCTTGGGCACGACCGGGAAGGAGAAGCCCGCGACCATCACGCCGCGCTTGCCCAGTTCCTGCGCCATCGCCGTCGCGCGGTTGGCGTCGTTGAGCATCACCGGAATGATCGGCGTTTCGCCGGGCAGCAATTCGAAGCCGGCATCGGCCATGGCCGAACGGAAGCGGCGAGCATGCGAGGTCAGGCGCGCACGGCGATCGTCGGCGGCCTCGGCGATTTCGAGGGCCTTGATCGAGCCGGCTACGATCGAGGGCGCGAGCGCATTGGAGAAGAGGTAAGGGCGTGCGCGCTGGCGCAGGATATCGATGATCGGCTGGCTGGCGGCAATGAAGCCGCCCATAGCGCCGCCAAGCGTCTTCCCAAGCGTGCCCGAGATGATGTCGACGCGATTGCCGACGCCCGTGAGTGCAGGAGTGCCCCTGCCCTTTTCGCCCAGATGGCCGGTGGCGTGGCAATCATCGATCATGACCAACGCGCCGTACTTTTCGGCGAGAGCGCAGATTTCCGGCAGCCTGGCGACGTAGCCATCCATCGAGAAAACGCCATCGGTGACGATCAGCTTGAAGCGCGCGCCAGCAGCGTCGGCCGCCTTGAGCTGAGCCTCGAGGTCGTTCATGTCGCTATTGGCGTAGCGGAAACGTTGGGCCTTGGAGAGGCGGACGCCATCAATGATCGAGGCGTGGTTGAGCGAGTCCGAGATGACTGCATCTTCCGCGGTCAGCAGCGTTTCGAAGACGCCGCCGTTGGCATCGAAGCACGAACCGAAAAGAATGGAGTCGTCCTTGCCCAGATAGGAGGCAATGCGCTGCTCGAGATCGCGGTGGAGTTCGCTCGTGCCGCAGATGAAGCGCACCGAGGCCATGCCGAAGCCATGGGTTTCGAGAGCGGCGGCGGCAGCAGCAACAATAGCGGGTTCGTCCGCGAGTCCGAGATAGTTGTTTGCGCACAGATTGACGACGCGGCCTTCCACGCCATCGAGCCGGATTTCACCACCCTGCGGGCTCACCAATTCGCGCTCACGCTTGGTGAAGCCATCAGCCTCGATTTCGGCCAGGACGGTCTTGAGGTGGTTTGTGAAACCGGAATCCATATCTCGCTCCTCCGCTAAAACGGATAATTCCATTATACCGGAATCTTGTCAACGAGCGAGCGGAATTCTACTCGTAAAGAACCACCATGAGCGCCCGCGCCGCCTGCGTGCCGGTATTGGTGATCTGATGCACGACATCGGCACGGTAGCGCGCGGTCTCGCCGCTGCTCAGTTCCTGGGTACCCTGCTCCGTCTCCACGACAAGGCCTTCGCTCCAGGCGGTGAGATGCTCGAAGGTGCCGGGCGCGTGTGGAGCGCTTTCGAGCTTGCCCCTGGGCGTGATCTCGACCTCGTACCATTCCATGCGACCGGCCAGCGCCGGTGGGCTCAGAATGCGCAGTTTCCAGGCGCCTTCCGGGCTCTTGATTTCGGGCGTGTGCGCCACGGAAACCAGCTCGATGGGGTTGGCCTGGCGATGAGCAACGCCGCCGGCGATCAAGTCAGTGAAGTCGATCTTGAGGGCCTGCGTAAGGCTCCAGAGCACGGCGAAGGTGGGGTTGGCCTCGCTCCGCTCGATCTGGGAGAGCATCGACTTGGACACGCCCGAGCGCGAAGCCAGTTGCTCAAGCGTCAAGTGCCGCGCCTTGCGCTCGCGCTGGATTACGGGACCGATCTGCGGGGTATCGTTGATGCTCATGCCTCAAACAAACAGCGCCACAGCCTTCCGGTCAATCGTCCAGTATGCTGGAAATTGTCGAAAGTCGGTGCCCGCGCGCTGCGACGATCTGGCGGCGCGGCTTTTTTCGCGCCTATGTTAGCTAGGATCGCCTGGAGGGCTTACATGAACGCCGACAATCACAAGACGTCACCCGCTGGCGAGCCTCGCCGAGTCGATCCCTTTCTCAACGCTGGTGGCTGGTTCATCCGCGGGGTGATGATTATTCCCGTCGTCGCGACGTTCCTGACCGCGTTGGCGCTGCTGGTTTACGGGGCGATCGAGACTTGGCATTTCGTCGACGCACTCTTCATTTCCGACCATCACCCGTCGCGTGACGAGGCCCTGCTCCTTGCAATCGAGATCGTCGACCTCTTCCTCCTGGCGACGGTCGTGCAGGTGGTATCGCTCGGCATCTACCAGCTCTATTTCAACCAGGACCTGCGCCTGCCGGCATGGCTCAAGATCAACAATCTCGACGATCTCAAGTCCAAGCTGGTCGGTGTCACGATCACGGTGCTGGCCGTTTATTTCCTCGGCCAGGCTGTCGTGTGGACCGCGAGTGGCAGTCCCGACATTCTCTATCTCGGCGGCGCGGTTGCACTGGTTATCGTCGCGCTCACGTACTTCCTGAGCAAGATCGACGACCATTGAAGTCCATCACCGCCATGTGCCTTTGCAAGCGTGCGGCACCCCGCCGCACCTAGCATACATGCGCGCTATCACATTGGTATTGCAGTGAATTTAGCTTGCCGGGAGCAGCGATAGATTCCATCTATCGAAAATCAGGGAACAATCAATTTTGCATATCTCGATGTAGTCGCTATCTCGCGGGGTGCGGGGCCTCCCACCCGTGCGAACACACTTGAGAGACACATCTGACATGGCATTGATCAACACCGCGATCCGTCCCTTTAAGGCCCAGGCTTTCCGCCAGGGCAAGTTCATCGAGGTGACCGAGGCCGACGCGCTCGGCAAGTGGTCGGTGTTCTTCTTCTACCCGGCCGACTTCACGTTCGTCTGCCCGACCGAACTCGGCGACGTGGCCGACAATTACGACATCCTGCAGGCTCTGGGCGTGGAAGTGTTCTCGGTCTCGACCGACACCCACTTCACTCACAAGGCCTGGCACGACTCGTCCGACACCATCGGCAAGATCCGCTACACCATGATCGGCGACCCAACCGGCACGCTGACGCGCAATTTCGACGCCATGCGCGAAGCCGAGGGCCTGGCCGACCGCGCCACCTTCATCGTCGACCCGGATGGCATCATCCAGGCCATGGAAATCACCGCCGAGGGCATCGGCCGCGACGCCAGCGACCTGCTGCGCAAGATCAAGGCCGCCCAGTATGTCCGCTCGCATCCGGGTGAGGTCTGCCCGGCCAAGTGGCAGGAAGGCGAAGAAACCCTCGCCCCCTCGCTCGATCTCGTCGGCAAGATCTAACGCGGCGTTCCCAACCCGGCGCCATCCCCACCACCGTACTTCCCCGGGCGAAGACCCGGTGCCCACGGATTTCTCCACTCCTGGGGGACGGTGCAATAGGCCCCGGCCTCCGCCGGGGAGTTCCGTGGGGGTGGGAACTACGGTGGCGGGTATTCGTGGAGTGGCGAACACGGTGGTGTGCCAAGCAGGGCACGCCCAAAAGTGAGCATCGCGGCTGACGCAACGCTCCTTCCGCTCAGCGCTTGACGCCTGAGCCCCAATCCAGGCCTCCCGTCTTTCGAGCCGGAAGGCGTCTTGTCTTTGGCTCTATCAACGGTATTTCCATGCTGGACGCAAATCTCAAGGCTCAGCTTAAGGCCTATCTCGAGCGGGTGACCCGCCCCGTCGTCATCACCGCCTATTCGGGCGACGTGCCCAAGGCGCGCGAGATGGATGAATTGCTGGCCGAGATTGCGGCGCTGTCGGACAAGATCACAGTCGTCGCCGGCGACCCCGCCGGCCATCGCGTGCCCTCCTTCGCGCTGAGTTCGCCCGGCCAGGACATCAACCTCACCTTCGCGGGCCTGCCCATGGGCCACGAATTCACCTCGCTGGTGCTGGCGCTGCTCCAGGTCGGCGGCCATCCGCCCAAGGCCGAGCAGGCGCTGCTCGACCAGATCAAGGCGCTCGATGGCGAGATGCGCTTCGAGACCTATTTCTCGCTCTCCTGCCAGAACTGCCCGGACGTGGTGCAGGCGCTCAACCTCATGGCCGCCATCAATCCCAAGGTCAGCCACGTCGCCATCGACGGCGCGCTGTTCCAGGCGGAAGTGTCCTCGCGCCAGGTCATGTCGGTGCCCACCATCTTCCTCAACGGCCAGCCGTTCGCCGCCGGGCGCATGGGCGCCGAGGAGATCGTCGCCAAGCTCGATACCGGCGCCGCCGATCGCGCCGTCGAGAAGATCAATGCCCAGGAAACCTTTGACGTGCTGGTGGTCGGCGGTGGCCCGGCCGGCGCTGCCGCTGCCGTCTATGCG
The sequence above is a segment of the Paradevosia shaoguanensis genome. Coding sequences within it:
- a CDS encoding mannitol dehydrogenase family protein; this encodes MATKLSAATLAPISLTASVPHYNRTRLKAGIVHIGVGKFHRAHQAVYMDDLFNLGEAHDWAIIGAGVRAADGHTRLALEPQDWMSTVVSEDGHRSIARVLAPMIEFIEPSATDMLLDRLEDPAVRIVSMTVTEAGYYIDSATGHFKADHPDMVADAEDINAPKTAIGVVVSGLKRRWDAGSGPFTVLSCDDMPENGRVAESAVLDLAAMVDPELAGWIRSHVTFPGSIAERVIKPADDTLREMLDRTFGIEDAAPVFCTEPRRWIIEDDFAAGRPPLEKVGVAFVSDIREHQPTPPVAESAA
- the uxaC gene encoding glucuronate isomerase, translating into MPLHPDRLFPADPTLRGLARELYGSVKDLPIVSPHGHTEPRWYAEDAAFPDPVALFIKPDHYVFRMLYSQGVPLEAMGIPDRHGEPKKTDDRAIWRLFAENWYLFRATPSRLWFEHSLESVFGITERLTPLNADRIYDQIADALQKPELRPRALYDAFRIEAISTTDAATDDLRYHDQVLTSGWHGRVLPAYRPDFVIDPEREGFAQRVAEFVALTGMPLTWAGYLDAHRARRAYFKARGATSSDHGHPSARTANLSRTDAAALFERVTKGNPSPEDAELFRAQMLTEMARMSIEDGLVMQIHPGAFRNHNRDVFAAYGADKGADIPARTDYVRALKPLLDEVGNRSDLTIILFTLDETTYSRELAPLAGHYPALRLGPAWWFYDSPEGMLRYRQMVTETAGFYNTVGFNDDTRAYLSIPARHDVARRVDCSYLAGLVATHQLELEEAHEVAVDLAYRLAKKAYRI
- a CDS encoding L-serine ammonia-lyase, whose product is MFLSVFDVFKIGIGPSSSHTMGPMVAANRFLDELAHGKWPRPATADVASLAVTLHGSLAFTGIGHGTGRAVILGLCGYPPASIDPDEIDAIIAGVEESGKVQPPGHHAYRFRPAVDLVYDKQKAMPGHPNGLQFFAYDADGGLLLKRGYYSIGGGFVLEESELAALKTEPPRQATDVPFPFETAAQMLKMARESGLSIAEMKRRNETVVRGERELNTGLDGIWKAMSNCIDRGMNQDGQLPGGLKVRRRAKAIRAQLDAERTRNITNPLSANDWLALYAMAVNEENAGGGKVVTAPTNGAAGVIPSVLRYYRDFSTGANDDGIRTFLLTAAAVGGIIKHNASISGAEVGCQGEVGSASAMAAAGLCAVMGGTPEQVENAAEIALEHHLGMTCDPVGGLVQIPCIERNAFGAVKAVTAASLAMKGDGIHSVALDACVETMRQTGHDMNERYKETSLGGLAVNVVEC
- the uxuA gene encoding mannonate dehydratase, producing MREGWRWFGPDAGVGLDDVRQAGATDIVSALHHVPIGDVWTEAEVAKRKNLIEDTPAGRTPLRWSVVESIPIPDRVKREGKAAKDDIDAWIASMEAVARCDISTICYNFMPVVDWTRTQINYETATGSTAMRFDHRAFAAFELFVLQREGVENDYSDADKREAAAKREELGDDGLAEVARIVTSALPGSTSDALSLPAFRERLKAYAGIDAARLRQHLIEFLEAVTPAAESLGVKLTLHPDDPPRPLLGLPRVASTEADYAALFEAVPSMANGMCFCTGSLGVRPDNNLVAILKRFGPRIHFAHLRATKREEDNRSFHEAAHLDGDVDMIEVIRALVSEDRMRAPANSIVFRPDHGQRMLTDLTRTSAPGYPAVGRLRGLAELRGVIRTIERLT
- a CDS encoding GntR family transcriptional regulator codes for the protein MNEHGEIAGGDVMDTIATRMMMQLRDAIVRLDLKPGDTISEAEVAEHYGVSRQPVREAFIRLGQQGLLLIRPKRATMVKRISEEGVGQSRFIREAIEVEIIRRAAAATNAATAPMLEGLLAQQSEAAGNGDIGRFHTLDESFHRALAKTAGVEYAWQLIDDHKIQLDRVRYLTLPRSDPPRTIGEHRSITTAVLAGDGAAAETALRQHLGKAEILLHQAKADFPDYFE
- a CDS encoding Gfo/Idh/MocA family protein, which codes for MKYAIVGTGARHQMFRNAIARNYGNRHTIAALADVNAHRLALSAEWVKDNASRDVPTYEASDFDRMIAEQRPDTVIVTTPDFTHNEYIVAALRAGCDVITEKPMTTDLTRLKSILDAQRESGKSVTVSFNYRYTPARTQLKDILLSGAIGEITAVDFRWYLDRVHGADYFRRWHRYKDRSGGLLVHKSTHHFDLLNWWIASTPKRITANGRRAFYTPEMARTLGLDGRGPRCHGCPVADKCDFRLDLEADAALNALYLEAEGDDGYLRDKCVFADDITIEDTMQVQVEYANKTSLNYTLVAYSPWEGLEVKFHGTKGELTHRHVEVHGVFGGKRDHAHQDGMTTELHLAGGLPQSIPVWEGSGDHGGADPVMLGYIFDKENMEPDRYGRSSNQVQGAWSILTGIAANRSIATREVVDVDALLAEYDISLPRG
- the tdh gene encoding L-threonine 3-dehydrogenase encodes the protein MKALVKAKSEPGIWLEDVPVPDIGPDDVLVKVHKTGICGTDIHIYKWDEWAQRTIPVPMTVGHEYCGEIVALGANVRNLSIGQRVSGEGHVIGMKSRASRGGRFHLDPETKGIGVNLPGAFAEFVRIPAFNIVPLPDTISDELGAILDPLGNAVHTALAFDLVGEDVLITGAGPIGIMGAAIARHVGARHVVITDVDAKRLELAARTTDVVPVNVAQEKLEDVMARLGMREGFDVGLEMSGSPQALDQMLDHLVMGGKVALLGLPAKPFLFDLSKVVLRMITLKGIYGREMFETWHKMLAMLESGLDVSGVITDRFNVDDYKVAFEKAAAGGSGKIVLEWV
- a CDS encoding glycine C-acetyltransferase produces the protein MDSGFTNHLKTVLAEIEADGFTKRERELVSPQGGEIRLDGVEGRVVNLCANNYLGLADEPAIVAAAAAALETHGFGMASVRFICGTSELHRDLEQRIASYLGKDDSILFGSCFDANGGVFETLLTAEDAVISDSLNHASIIDGVRLSKAQRFRYANSDMNDLEAQLKAADAAGARFKLIVTDGVFSMDGYVARLPEICALAEKYGALVMIDDCHATGHLGEKGRGTPALTGVGNRVDIISGTLGKTLGGAMGGFIAASQPIIDILRQRARPYLFSNALAPSIVAGSIKALEIAEAADDRRARLTSHARRFRSAMADAGFELLPGETPIIPVMLNDANRATAMAQELGKRGVMVAGFSFPVVPKGKARIRTQMSAALTDADIGFAIDAFIDAGKALSII